The Streptomyces sp. NBC_01244 genome contains a region encoding:
- a CDS encoding S1C family serine protease, whose protein sequence is MSTENEGTAAPTPPAAPPVPPVAAPVDAAPVAPAAPAPAEPVTQQLPPTPAPGTEPTQQLPHTPAAQPPAPQPPATQPAAAVEPPAPAPVYAENPVPPVTPAYAETPAAPHAHAPAPQAMGAEGWPPPPPAAPAYGAGAGQGGGGWGVPLATDGAPQPKRKGKGGMIAGVLAAALLAGGVGGGVGYWAADRSANGSGSTTVSAGNTPKDLKRDPGSVAGLAAGALPSVVTIEASAGDGEGGTGTGFVYDQQGHILTNNHVVASAANGGKLSATFSDGKRYEAEVVGRAQGYDVAVIKLKNPPSGLKPLPLGDSDKVAVGDSTIAIGAPFGLSNTVTTGIVSAKNRPVASGDGSSGKNSYMSALQTDASINPGNSGGPLLDSRGAVIGINSAIQSAGNGGFGGGQAGSIGLGFAIPVNQAKNVAESLIKTGKPVYPVISVSVDLAAKTDGAKISETGASANELVDPNGPAGKAGLKPGDIITELGGKPIDSGPTLISEIWTYKPGDTVKLTYLRGGKPTTVDITLGSRVGDK, encoded by the coding sequence GTGAGCACCGAGAACGAGGGCACCGCGGCCCCGACGCCCCCCGCGGCCCCGCCCGTACCCCCGGTGGCCGCGCCCGTCGACGCCGCGCCGGTGGCGCCCGCCGCGCCGGCGCCCGCGGAGCCGGTGACGCAGCAGTTGCCGCCGACGCCCGCGCCCGGCACCGAGCCGACCCAGCAGCTCCCCCACACCCCGGCAGCGCAGCCGCCGGCTCCGCAGCCCCCGGCGACCCAGCCCGCCGCGGCCGTCGAGCCGCCGGCCCCGGCTCCCGTGTACGCCGAGAACCCGGTCCCGCCGGTCACCCCGGCGTACGCCGAGACTCCCGCTGCTCCCCACGCCCACGCCCCCGCGCCGCAGGCGATGGGTGCCGAGGGCTGGCCTCCCCCGCCGCCGGCGGCCCCCGCGTACGGGGCCGGTGCCGGCCAGGGCGGTGGAGGCTGGGGCGTGCCCCTGGCCACCGACGGCGCACCGCAGCCCAAGCGGAAGGGCAAGGGCGGCATGATCGCCGGTGTCCTCGCGGCGGCGCTCCTCGCGGGCGGCGTCGGCGGCGGCGTCGGCTACTGGGCGGCCGACCGGAGTGCCAATGGCTCCGGCTCCACCACGGTCAGCGCCGGCAACACGCCCAAGGACCTCAAGCGCGATCCGGGCTCCGTCGCGGGCCTGGCCGCCGGCGCGCTGCCCAGCGTCGTCACCATCGAGGCCTCGGCCGGCGACGGCGAGGGTGGCACCGGCACCGGATTCGTCTACGACCAGCAGGGCCACATCCTCACGAACAACCACGTGGTCGCCTCCGCGGCCAACGGCGGCAAGCTCAGCGCGACCTTCTCCGACGGCAAGAGGTACGAGGCCGAGGTCGTCGGCCGGGCCCAGGGGTACGACGTCGCCGTCATCAAGCTGAAGAACCCGCCGTCCGGGCTCAAGCCGCTGCCCCTCGGCGACTCGGACAAGGTCGCGGTCGGCGACTCGACCATCGCGATCGGCGCTCCGTTCGGCCTGTCCAACACGGTCACCACCGGCATCGTCAGCGCCAAGAACCGCCCGGTCGCCTCGGGTGACGGCTCCAGCGGCAAGAACTCGTACATGAGTGCCCTCCAGACCGACGCCTCGATCAACCCGGGCAACTCCGGCGGTCCGCTGCTCGACAGCCGCGGCGCGGTCATCGGCATCAACTCCGCCATCCAGTCGGCCGGCAACGGCGGCTTCGGCGGCGGCCAGGCCGGCTCCATCGGCCTCGGATTCGCCATCCCGGTGAACCAGGCGAAGAACGTCGCAGAATCGCTGATCAAGACGGGCAAGCCGGTCTACCCGGTGATCTCGGTCTCCGTGGACCTCGCGGCCAAGACCGACGGCGCGAAGATCTCCGAGACGGGCGCCTCGGCCAACGAGCTGGTCGACCCGAACGGCCCGGCGGGCAAGGCGGGGCTGAAGCCCGGCGACATCATCACCGAGCTCGGCGGCAAGCCGATCGACAGCGGCCCGACCCTGATCAGCGAGATCTGGACGTACAAGCCGGGTGACACGGTGAAGCTGACCTACCTGCGCGGCGGCAAGCCGACCACGGTGGACATCACGCTCGGCTCGCGGGTCGGCGACAAGTAG
- a CDS encoding glycerophosphodiester phosphodiesterase, with protein MPRPIQVVAHRGASEDAPEHTLAAYRKAIEDGADALECDVRLTADGHLVLVHDRRVNRTSNGRGAVSALELADLAALDFGSWKDREESPDWDADPERTSVLTLERLLELVADAGRPVQLAIETKHPTRWAGQVEERLLFLLKRFALDAPPAEGPHPVRVMSFSARSLHRVRAAAPTVPTVYLMQFISPRMRDGRLPAGVEIAGPGMRIVRNHPGFIRKLQAAGHSVHVWTVNDPEDVQLCADLGVEAIITNRPRQVLSQLGR; from the coding sequence ATGCCGCGCCCCATCCAGGTCGTCGCCCACCGCGGCGCCTCGGAGGATGCCCCCGAACACACCCTGGCCGCCTACCGCAAGGCCATCGAGGACGGGGCCGACGCCCTCGAATGCGATGTCCGGCTCACGGCCGACGGCCATCTGGTCCTGGTCCACGACCGGCGGGTGAACCGCACCTCCAACGGCCGCGGCGCCGTCTCCGCCCTGGAGCTGGCCGATCTCGCCGCCCTCGACTTCGGCTCGTGGAAGGACCGGGAGGAGTCTCCCGACTGGGACGCGGACCCCGAGCGGACCTCCGTGCTCACCCTGGAGCGACTGCTGGAGCTGGTGGCGGACGCCGGGCGGCCGGTACAGCTGGCGATCGAGACGAAGCACCCGACCCGCTGGGCCGGACAGGTGGAGGAGCGCCTGCTCTTCCTCCTCAAGCGCTTCGCGCTGGACGCCCCGCCCGCCGAGGGGCCCCACCCCGTCCGGGTGATGAGCTTCTCGGCGCGCTCCCTGCACCGGGTGCGGGCGGCCGCGCCCACGGTCCCGACCGTCTACCTCATGCAGTTCATCTCGCCCCGGATGCGGGACGGGCGGCTGCCGGCCGGGGTGGAGATCGCCGGGCCGGGGATGCGGATCGTGCGCAACCACCCGGGCTTCATCCGAAAACTTCAAGCCGCCGGGCATTCCGTTCACGTGTGGACCGTGAACGATCCGGAAGATGTTCAGCTCTGCGCTGATCTAGGTGTGGAAGCGATCATCACGAACCGACCGCGACAAGTTTTGTCACAGCTAGGCCGCTGA
- a CDS encoding ATP-binding protein, which produces MVAQEVPTSSCMDVSHGPAGVGEARHRMREQLRISGVSESIVDDAVLILSELLSNACRHGRPLGAREREDGGIRASWRVDKAGRLTVEVTDGGGPTRPIPAKPSVTARGGRGLTIISALAQDWGVRDGAAGEVTVWAIVACGTRHEDFATRVASPAIDFSTAFDDLDP; this is translated from the coding sequence ATGGTGGCACAAGAAGTGCCCACGTCGTCGTGCATGGACGTGTCCCATGGTCCTGCGGGCGTGGGCGAGGCGAGGCACCGGATGCGCGAGCAGTTGCGCATCAGCGGGGTGTCCGAATCGATCGTGGATGACGCCGTACTGATCCTTTCCGAACTGCTCAGCAACGCCTGCCGGCACGGCAGACCGCTGGGCGCTCGGGAGAGGGAAGACGGCGGGATACGCGCGTCGTGGCGCGTCGACAAGGCGGGGCGGCTGACGGTCGAGGTCACGGACGGCGGCGGGCCCACCCGCCCCATCCCGGCCAAGCCCTCGGTCACCGCACGGGGCGGGCGGGGGCTGACCATCATCAGCGCCCTGGCCCAGGACTGGGGTGTCCGGGACGGAGCGGCGGGTGAGGTCACCGTCTGGGCGATCGTTGCCTGCGGGACCCGGCACGAGGATTTCGCTACGCGCGTTGCGTCCCCTGCGATCGATTTCAGTACGGCCTTCGACGATCTGGATCCCTGA
- a CDS encoding DUF5926 family protein: MAKKRPSAKSAKPQLNSGEIPVVGAREPCPCGSGRRYKACHGAAAAHAVTEHVARPFEGLPGECDWVALRELVPAATVPLTLKGGLPEGVPSVTLVTVLPLASPALRREDGSVLLGLQNDSTSGDLARDMADTLERALVAEPGTVVEARRVPAEGPRLQDLLSVDGGFEPVVHSGFEFWIPEAESAQNASPEIAASLERANAAAIPTVKLTGVDAAYWCETPDKNHLRWVMPHPEEKLLDALARLSAAGTSSLGEGTKLVGSFRAHGLMVPVWDLPTGVSAEDVEKPAAELAERLAAALATDAPLTTEERRARGGLTNRQVTLS, from the coding sequence ATGGCCAAGAAGCGCCCCTCCGCGAAGTCCGCAAAGCCGCAGCTCAACAGCGGGGAGATCCCGGTGGTGGGCGCTCGCGAGCCCTGCCCCTGCGGATCCGGGCGCCGCTACAAGGCCTGCCACGGCGCCGCCGCCGCGCACGCCGTCACCGAGCACGTGGCCCGGCCGTTCGAGGGCCTGCCCGGCGAGTGCGACTGGGTGGCGCTGCGCGAGCTCGTCCCCGCCGCCACGGTGCCGCTCACCCTCAAGGGCGGACTGCCCGAGGGCGTCCCCTCCGTCACGCTGGTGACCGTACTCCCGCTGGCCTCTCCGGCACTGCGCCGCGAGGACGGTTCCGTCCTGCTCGGCCTGCAGAACGACTCGACCAGCGGCGACCTCGCCCGGGACATGGCCGACACGCTGGAGCGCGCGCTCGTCGCCGAGCCCGGCACCGTCGTCGAGGCCCGCCGGGTTCCGGCCGAGGGCCCGCGACTTCAGGATCTCCTCTCCGTCGACGGCGGTTTCGAGCCGGTTGTCCACAGCGGGTTCGAATTCTGGATTCCGGAAGCGGAGAGCGCCCAGAACGCCTCCCCGGAGATCGCCGCCTCCCTGGAGCGCGCCAACGCGGCCGCCATCCCGACCGTCAAGCTGACCGGCGTGGATGCCGCCTACTGGTGCGAGACCCCGGACAAGAACCACCTGCGCTGGGTCATGCCGCACCCCGAGGAGAAGCTGCTCGACGCGCTCGCGCGGCTGTCCGCCGCGGGCACGTCCTCGCTCGGCGAGGGCACCAAGCTGGTCGGCTCCTTCCGCGCCCACGGCCTGATGGTCCCCGTCTGGGACCTGCCGACCGGAGTCTCGGCCGAGGACGTGGAGAAGCCCGCGGCCGAGCTCGCGGAGCGGCTCGCCGCGGCCCTCGCGACGGACGCGCCGCTGACCACGGAGGAGCGTCGCGCCCGCGGCGGCCTCACCAACCGCCAGGTCACGCTCAGCTGA
- a CDS encoding bifunctional DNA primase/polymerase, with protein sequence MREILGRRLQRLRNRLQSLRPAPPQGDAPGLLEAALTCATTWHWPVLPGVGRCGADSSRCACPDPDCVVPGAHPFDPGLLAATTDPRMVSWWWANRAGAPILLATGASAPCAVSLPAAAAARAVVRLDAEGMRLGPIVATPTRWSLLVAPYSLERLGEILYAKDHVPSSLRFHGEGGYLLLPPSAAIGGGQVRWEREPAGAGEIWLPEVEAVVDALVEESSGASGGGSRLAY encoded by the coding sequence ATGCGCGAGATCCTCGGAAGGCGTCTCCAGCGGCTCCGCAATCGCTTGCAATCCCTGCGCCCCGCCCCGCCGCAGGGTGATGCGCCGGGTCTCCTCGAAGCGGCGCTGACCTGCGCCACCACCTGGCACTGGCCCGTGCTGCCGGGCGTCGGGCGCTGCGGAGCCGACAGCTCCCGGTGCGCCTGCCCCGACCCCGACTGCGTCGTGCCCGGCGCGCACCCCTTCGATCCCGGGCTGCTCGCCGCCACCACCGACCCCCGGATGGTGTCCTGGTGGTGGGCCAACCGGGCGGGTGCCCCGATCCTGCTGGCGACCGGCGCGAGCGCGCCCTGCGCGGTGAGCCTGCCCGCGGCGGCGGCCGCGCGTGCCGTCGTACGACTGGACGCCGAGGGCATGCGGCTCGGGCCGATCGTGGCCACGCCCACACGGTGGTCGCTGCTCGTGGCGCCGTACTCGCTGGAGCGGCTCGGCGAGATCCTCTACGCCAAGGACCACGTGCCCTCCTCGCTGCGGTTCCACGGCGAGGGCGGCTACTTGCTGCTCCCGCCCTCCGCCGCGATCGGCGGCGGCCAGGTGCGGTGGGAGCGCGAGCCCGCAGGCGCCGGGGAGATCTGGCTGCCGGAGGTGGAGGCGGTCGTGGACGCGCTGGTGGAGGAGAGCAGCGGGGCCTCGGGCGGCGGGAGCCGGCTCGCGTACTGA
- a CDS encoding PP2C family protein-serine/threonine phosphatase produces the protein MLDIAPRVRVDVDSLIAAQHDLGVCDAIWRIAPAGKADAMSAPHLPKVAGIDPAVTASPHTVAPTPAPTAVSTSTSPRAVHTPAQVPAASSVIQDRLAGMVSDLTTLHELTERLARASDLTASLQEFLRAGAALVGARRGLIVLEPSDGLGPTTTIGLGLGHADLGHIETVPRSATSYGRILDGLPDANGGSEFLPEPGTATGPGGDGYAAPVDPRHREVAARLGYAASYALPLTAEATGRLGAAVWLYDEQAEPSDRQRDLVGLYVRHAAEHLARMLEVERARAGLATVAEELLPSRLPRIPGVQLAARHHTGPHGGGDWYDALPLPEGALGLAVGSVTGSGPSAVAAMGRLRASLRAYAVMEGEDPVAVLSDLELLLRLTEPARSATALFAYCEPAGGQAGGPAGGRGRKLILAGAGHTPPLLIGERRTEYVETTLSAPLGMLSCWEAPSVEIEPAPGETVLLYTDGLLRRTGDPMDRAYARLHAAAAGIPRSVREDPAAICDHILRTVLPDGDGDGPASPADASEDIVLLAARFE, from the coding sequence ATGCTGGACATCGCTCCTCGTGTGCGTGTAGATGTGGATTCATTGATAGCGGCGCAGCATGATCTGGGGGTTTGCGATGCTATATGGCGAATCGCACCAGCTGGAAAGGCGGACGCCATGAGCGCCCCGCATCTGCCGAAAGTGGCTGGAATCGATCCAGCTGTCACAGCGTCCCCGCACACTGTGGCGCCCACACCGGCTCCCACGGCCGTGTCCACATCGACGAGCCCGCGAGCGGTTCACACACCGGCGCAGGTCCCCGCCGCGAGCTCGGTCATTCAGGACCGCCTCGCGGGCATGGTCTCCGACCTCACCACCCTCCACGAGCTCACCGAGCGGCTCGCCCGCGCCAGTGACCTCACCGCCTCCCTCCAGGAGTTCCTGCGGGCGGGCGCGGCCCTGGTCGGCGCCCGTCGCGGCCTGATCGTCCTGGAGCCCTCCGACGGACTCGGCCCCACCACCACGATCGGCCTCGGGCTCGGCCACGCCGACCTCGGCCACATCGAGACGGTGCCGCGCAGCGCCACCTCGTACGGCCGCATCCTCGACGGCCTGCCCGACGCCAACGGCGGCTCTGAGTTCCTGCCCGAGCCCGGCACGGCCACCGGCCCCGGCGGCGACGGGTACGCCGCCCCCGTCGACCCCCGCCACCGCGAGGTCGCCGCCCGCCTCGGCTACGCCGCCAGCTACGCGCTGCCGCTGACCGCCGAGGCCACCGGCCGGCTCGGCGCGGCCGTCTGGCTCTACGACGAACAGGCCGAGCCCAGCGACCGCCAGCGCGACCTGGTCGGGCTGTACGTCCGGCACGCCGCCGAGCACCTGGCCCGGATGCTGGAGGTGGAGCGTGCCCGCGCCGGCCTGGCCACCGTCGCCGAGGAACTCCTGCCCAGCCGGCTCCCCCGGATCCCCGGGGTCCAGCTCGCCGCCCGGCACCACACCGGACCGCACGGCGGGGGCGACTGGTACGACGCGCTCCCGCTGCCGGAGGGCGCCCTCGGGCTGGCCGTCGGCTCCGTCACCGGCTCGGGGCCGAGCGCCGTCGCCGCGATGGGCCGGCTGCGCGCCTCGCTGCGGGCGTACGCCGTCATGGAGGGCGAGGACCCCGTCGCCGTCCTCTCCGACCTGGAGCTGCTGCTGCGCCTGACCGAGCCCGCGCGCTCGGCGACCGCGCTCTTCGCCTACTGCGAGCCCGCCGGGGGCCAGGCGGGCGGACCGGCGGGCGGCCGGGGGCGCAAGCTCATCCTGGCCGGGGCCGGGCACACCCCGCCGCTGCTGATCGGCGAGCGGCGCACCGAGTACGTGGAGACCACCCTCTCCGCGCCGCTCGGAATGCTGTCCTGCTGGGAGGCTCCGAGCGTGGAGATCGAGCCCGCGCCCGGAGAAACGGTGCTGCTCTATACGGACGGGCTGCTCCGGCGCACCGGGGACCCGATGGACCGGGCGTACGCGCGGCTGCACGCCGCCGCCGCGGGGATCCCCCGTAGCGTCCGCGAGGACCCGGCCGCGATCTGCGACCACATCCTGCGGACGGTGCTGCCGGACGGCGACGGGGACGGGCCCGCTTCCC